One genomic window of Paraburkholderia acidiphila includes the following:
- a CDS encoding F0F1 ATP synthase subunit B → MNLNATLFAQMVVFLILAWFTMKFVWPPLINALDERSKKIADGLAAAEKGKAELEAAHKRVGEELATARNEGQSRIADAEKRALAVAEEIKAQAHAEAARIIAQAKADADQQVVKAREALRSEVAALAVQGAEQILKREVDQSAHAELLNQLKAEL, encoded by the coding sequence GTGAATCTCAACGCAACCCTGTTTGCGCAAATGGTCGTGTTCCTGATCCTCGCGTGGTTCACGATGAAGTTCGTGTGGCCGCCGTTGATCAACGCCCTCGACGAGCGCTCGAAGAAGATCGCAGACGGCCTGGCCGCTGCGGAAAAGGGCAAGGCGGAACTCGAAGCGGCGCACAAGCGCGTCGGCGAAGAACTCGCCACGGCCCGTAACGAGGGTCAAAGCCGTATCGCCGACGCCGAAAAGCGCGCGCTGGCCGTCGCAGAAGAAATCAAGGCCCAGGCACACGCCGAAGCGGCACGCATCATCGCTCAAGCGAAAGCCGACGCCGACCAGCAGGTCGTCAAGGCGCGCGAAGCACTGCGTTCCGAAGTCGCTGCACTCGCTGTGCAAGGCGCCGAGCAGATCCTGAAGCGCGAAGTCGATCAGTCGGCCCACGCCGAACTGCTGAATCAACTGAAAGCCGAGCTCTGA
- a CDS encoding F0F1 ATP synthase subunit epsilon: MAATIKVDVVSAEENIFDGQAKFVALPGEAGELGILPGHTPLITRIRPGAVRIVAEDGGEEFVFVAGGILEVQPGAVTVLADTAIRGKDLDEAKATEARKRAEETLQNAGSNLEYATAQAELAYAVAQLAAIQRLRKMNQH, encoded by the coding sequence ATGGCAGCAACCATCAAGGTAGACGTCGTCAGCGCCGAAGAGAACATCTTCGACGGCCAGGCGAAGTTCGTCGCGCTTCCGGGCGAGGCGGGCGAGCTGGGTATTCTGCCGGGCCACACGCCGCTCATCACGCGTATTCGTCCGGGTGCCGTGCGCATCGTGGCGGAAGACGGCGGTGAAGAGTTCGTGTTCGTCGCAGGCGGCATTCTCGAAGTGCAGCCGGGCGCCGTCACGGTGCTCGCCGACACCGCGATCCGCGGCAAGGACCTCGACGAGGCAAAGGCCACGGAAGCGCGCAAGCGCGCTGAAGAGACGCTGCAGAACGCCGGCTCGAACCTCGAGTACGCCACCGCCCAGGCCGAACTGGCCTACGCGGTCGCTCAGCTCGCGGCGATCCAGCGCCTGCGCAAGATGAACCAGCATTAA
- the atpD gene encoding F0F1 ATP synthase subunit beta, with translation MSTTALVEGKIVQCIGAVIDVEFPRESMPKIYDALILEGSDLTLEVQQQLGDGVVRTICLGASDGLRRGTVVKNTGKPISVPVGKPTLGRIMDVLGRPIDEAGPIVSETTRAIHQKAPAFDELSPSAELLETGIKVIDLICPFAKGGKVGLFGGAGVGKTVNMMELINNIAKEHGGFSVFAGVGERTREGNDFYHEMKDSNVLDKVALVYGQMNEPPGNRLRVALTGLTMAEYFRDEGLDVLFFVDNIYRFTLAGTEVSALLGRMPSAVGYQPTLAEEMGKLQERITSTKKGSITSVQAVYVPADDLTDPSPATTFGHLDATVVLSRDIASLGIYPAVDPLDSTSRQIDPNVIGEEHYSITRGVQQTLQRYKELRDIIAILGMDELSPEDKLTVSRARKIQRFLSQPFHVAEVFTGSPGKYVPLKETIRGFKMIVGGECDHLPEQAFYMVGTIDEAFEKAKKIQ, from the coding sequence ATGAGTACAACTGCTTTGGTAGAAGGCAAGATCGTACAGTGCATCGGCGCGGTGATCGACGTGGAATTCCCGCGCGAAAGCATGCCGAAGATCTACGACGCGCTGATCCTCGAAGGGTCGGACCTGACCCTCGAAGTGCAGCAGCAGCTGGGCGACGGCGTTGTCCGCACCATCTGTCTGGGCGCTTCGGACGGTCTGCGTCGCGGCACCGTGGTGAAGAACACGGGCAAGCCGATCAGCGTGCCGGTCGGCAAGCCGACCCTCGGCCGCATCATGGACGTGCTGGGCCGCCCGATCGACGAAGCGGGTCCGATCGTCAGCGAGACGACGCGCGCGATCCACCAGAAGGCTCCGGCGTTCGACGAGCTCTCGCCGTCGGCTGAACTGCTCGAAACCGGCATCAAGGTTATCGACCTGATCTGCCCGTTCGCAAAGGGCGGCAAGGTCGGTCTGTTCGGCGGTGCTGGCGTGGGCAAGACCGTCAACATGATGGAGCTCATCAACAACATCGCGAAGGAGCACGGCGGTTTCTCCGTGTTCGCGGGCGTGGGCGAGCGTACCCGTGAGGGCAACGACTTCTACCACGAAATGAAGGACTCGAACGTTCTCGACAAGGTCGCGCTGGTGTACGGCCAGATGAACGAGCCGCCGGGCAACCGTCTGCGCGTCGCGCTGACGGGCCTGACGATGGCCGAGTACTTCCGTGACGAAGGCCTCGACGTCCTGTTCTTCGTCGACAACATCTACCGTTTCACGCTGGCTGGCACGGAAGTGTCGGCACTGCTCGGCCGTATGCCGTCGGCAGTGGGCTATCAGCCGACGCTGGCTGAAGAGATGGGCAAGCTGCAAGAGCGCATCACGTCGACCAAGAAGGGCTCGATTACGTCGGTTCAGGCCGTGTACGTCCCTGCGGACGACTTGACCGACCCGTCGCCGGCTACGACCTTCGGCCACCTGGACGCAACCGTCGTGCTGTCGCGTGACATCGCTTCGCTGGGTATCTACCCGGCAGTCGATCCGCTCGACTCGACCTCGCGCCAGATCGACCCGAACGTGATCGGTGAAGAGCACTACTCGATCACACGTGGCGTGCAGCAAACGCTGCAGCGCTACAAGGAACTGCGCGACATTATCGCGATTCTGGGCATGGACGAATTGTCGCCGGAAGACAAGCTGACTGTCTCCCGCGCACGCAAGATCCAGCGTTTCCTCTCGCAGCCGTTCCACGTCGCGGAAGTCTTCACGGGCTCGCCGGGCAAGTACGTGCCGCTGAAGGAAACGATCCGCGGCTTCAAGATGATCGTTGGCGGCGAGTGCGATCACCTGCCGGAGCAGGCGTTCTACATGGTCGGCACGATCGACGAAGCCTTCGAAAAGGCCAAGAAGATCCAGTAA
- the atpG gene encoding F0F1 ATP synthase subunit gamma: MAGMKEIRGKIKSVQNTRKITKAMEMVAASKMRRAQERMRAARPYADKVRDIAAHMSRANPEYRHPFMVENTGAKVAGVILVTTDKGLCGGMNTNVLRATLQKIKDLEASGTTIEATAIGSKGLGFLNRLRAKVVSNVVQLGDTPHLEKLIGAIKVQLDQYSEGKLSAVYIAYTRFVNTMKQEPVIEQLLPLSAERLTANDDGTTPKSAWDYIYEPDAQTVVDELLVRYVEALVYQAVAENMASEQSARMVAMKAASDNAKTVINELQLSYNKSRQAAITKELSEIVGGAAAV, encoded by the coding sequence ATGGCTGGAATGAAGGAAATTCGCGGCAAGATCAAGAGCGTGCAAAACACGCGCAAGATCACCAAGGCGATGGAAATGGTCGCGGCGTCGAAAATGCGCCGTGCCCAGGAGCGCATGCGCGCCGCCCGCCCGTATGCCGACAAGGTCCGCGACATCGCTGCGCACATGAGCCGTGCGAACCCCGAGTACCGCCACCCGTTCATGGTGGAGAACACCGGTGCGAAGGTCGCAGGCGTGATTCTCGTCACGACCGACAAGGGTCTGTGCGGCGGGATGAACACCAACGTGCTGCGCGCAACGCTGCAGAAGATCAAGGATCTGGAAGCATCCGGCACGACGATCGAAGCAACTGCGATCGGCAGCAAGGGCCTCGGTTTCCTGAATCGTCTGCGCGCGAAGGTCGTCTCGAACGTTGTGCAACTCGGCGACACGCCGCACCTCGAAAAGCTGATCGGCGCGATCAAGGTGCAGCTCGACCAGTACTCGGAAGGCAAGCTTTCCGCCGTGTACATCGCGTACACGCGCTTCGTCAACACGATGAAGCAGGAGCCTGTGATCGAGCAACTGCTGCCGCTGTCGGCTGAGCGTCTCACGGCAAACGACGACGGCACGACACCGAAGTCGGCGTGGGACTACATCTACGAGCCGGACGCGCAAACCGTCGTGGACGAACTGCTGGTGCGCTATGTCGAAGCCCTGGTCTATCAGGCCGTGGCGGAAAACATGGCTTCGGAGCAGTCGGCCCGTATGGTGGCGATGAAGGCGGCGTCGGACAACGCGAAGACGGTCATCAACGAACTGCAGCTCTCGTACAACAAGAGCCGCCAGGCCGCGATTACGAAGGAACTTTCGGAAATCGTCGGCGGCGCAGCAGCCGTCTGA
- the atpB gene encoding F0F1 ATP synthase subunit A, giving the protein MAASEGTSGPGPSEYIAHHLQNFATSHQTSIVDFSVWNIDTLFWSILCGVVTILILRLAARKATPGVPGRFQCAIEMLVEMVEDQSKSIVHGNRAFIAPLALTVFIWVALMNSLDFIPVDLPTRVIGWLGLSEVLPHQRIVPTADLNGTFGIALGVFVLMIYYNLKIKGPGGFAHELLSAPFGAHPLLWIPNLALNIIEFVAKTVSLALRLFGNMYAGELLFLLIALLGGLWSFGADTTVLGFIGHVIAGSVWAIFHILIVLLQAFIFMMLTLVYIGQAHDKH; this is encoded by the coding sequence ATGGCAGCTAGCGAAGGAACGAGCGGACCGGGTCCGTCCGAGTACATTGCTCACCACTTGCAGAATTTTGCGACCTCGCATCAGACGTCGATCGTCGACTTCAGCGTCTGGAATATCGACACGCTGTTCTGGTCGATCCTGTGCGGCGTCGTGACGATCCTCATCCTGCGCCTCGCTGCGCGCAAAGCGACCCCGGGCGTACCGGGCCGCTTCCAGTGCGCCATCGAAATGCTGGTCGAAATGGTCGAGGACCAGTCCAAGTCCATCGTCCATGGCAACCGCGCATTCATCGCGCCGCTCGCGCTGACCGTGTTCATCTGGGTCGCGCTCATGAACTCGCTCGACTTCATCCCCGTCGACCTGCCCACGCGCGTGATCGGCTGGCTCGGCCTGTCCGAAGTGCTGCCGCACCAGCGCATCGTTCCGACTGCCGACCTCAACGGCACGTTCGGCATCGCGCTCGGCGTGTTCGTGCTGATGATTTACTACAACCTCAAGATCAAGGGTCCTGGCGGCTTCGCACACGAGCTGCTCTCGGCCCCGTTCGGCGCGCATCCGCTGCTGTGGATCCCGAACCTTGCACTGAACATCATCGAGTTTGTCGCCAAGACGGTTTCGCTCGCCCTGCGGTTGTTCGGCAACATGTATGCAGGCGAGCTGCTGTTCCTGCTGATCGCGCTGCTGGGCGGTCTGTGGAGCTTCGGCGCGGACACGACGGTGCTTGGCTTCATCGGCCATGTGATTGCGGGCAGCGTCTGGGCGATCTTCCACATCCTGATCGTTCTGCTGCAGGCGTTCATTTTCATGATGCTGACGCTGGTGTACATCGGCCAGGCACACGACAAGCACTAA
- a CDS encoding AMP-binding protein: MAIDAAGAPAAPGVHEPLIAPKDGLSYVRGTTDVPLSDATLGTFLQATAKQFPERPAVVFREQGIRWNWREFAAEVDVLAAGFAELGIVKGDRVGIWSPNRVEWLLTQFATARIGAVLVNINPAYRLAELEYALNKVGCKAIVSAESFKTSKYLEMLQTLAPELATAAPGQLQAARLPELRAVVRMCDTATPGMLCFSELVEMGRERIARDGTAWLDAIDATLSPDDAINIQFTSGTTGNPKGATLTHRNVLNNGRFIAQAMRLTEEDSLCIPVPLYHCFGMVLAVLACVSVGANMVFPGEAFDPRATLAAVAEEGCTALHGVPTMFIAELDHPDFASFDLTKLRTGIMAGSPCPIETMKRVVSKMHLAEITIAYGMTETSPVSFQSSTTDPLDKRTTTVGRIQPHLEVKIVDALGNTVPVGETGELCTKGYSVMQGYWGDEEKTAESIVDGWMHTGDLATIDAEGYCNIVGRLKDMLIRGGENIYPREIEEFLFRHPKVQSAQVFGVPDAKYGEEVCAWIVLRPGEVATAEDIQAFCQGQIAHYKIPKYIRFVDELPMTVTGKVQKFVMRARMIDELKISEQKTA; this comes from the coding sequence ATGGCAATCGACGCAGCAGGCGCACCCGCCGCGCCCGGTGTACATGAGCCGCTCATCGCGCCGAAAGACGGTCTTTCCTACGTGCGAGGCACGACCGACGTGCCGCTCAGCGACGCGACCCTCGGCACCTTCCTGCAGGCGACCGCCAAGCAGTTTCCCGAGCGGCCTGCCGTGGTGTTCCGCGAGCAGGGTATCCGCTGGAACTGGCGCGAGTTCGCCGCCGAAGTGGACGTGCTCGCCGCCGGCTTCGCCGAGCTGGGCATCGTCAAGGGGGATCGCGTCGGCATCTGGTCGCCCAATCGCGTCGAATGGTTGCTGACCCAGTTTGCGACCGCGCGTATCGGCGCGGTGCTCGTCAACATCAATCCCGCGTATCGCCTCGCCGAACTCGAATACGCGCTGAACAAGGTGGGTTGCAAGGCGATCGTCTCCGCGGAAAGTTTCAAGACTTCGAAGTATCTGGAGATGCTGCAGACGCTCGCGCCGGAGCTTGCGACCGCTGCGCCCGGCCAGTTGCAGGCCGCGCGCTTGCCTGAACTGCGTGCGGTCGTGCGCATGTGCGACACGGCCACGCCCGGCATGCTCTGCTTCAGCGAGCTCGTGGAGATGGGCCGCGAGCGCATTGCCCGCGATGGCACGGCGTGGCTCGATGCCATCGATGCGACGCTGTCGCCCGACGACGCGATCAACATTCAGTTCACGAGCGGCACGACCGGCAATCCGAAGGGCGCGACGCTCACGCACCGCAACGTGCTCAACAACGGGCGTTTCATCGCCCAGGCGATGCGCCTCACGGAAGAAGACTCGCTCTGCATTCCGGTGCCGCTTTATCACTGCTTCGGCATGGTGCTCGCGGTGCTCGCGTGCGTTTCGGTGGGCGCGAACATGGTGTTTCCGGGCGAGGCTTTCGATCCGCGCGCTACGCTCGCCGCTGTCGCGGAAGAGGGCTGCACGGCACTGCATGGCGTGCCCACGATGTTTATCGCGGAGCTCGATCATCCGGACTTCGCGAGCTTCGACCTGACGAAGCTGCGCACGGGCATCATGGCCGGTTCACCGTGTCCGATCGAGACGATGAAGCGCGTCGTTTCGAAGATGCACCTTGCCGAAATCACGATCGCCTATGGCATGACGGAAACGAGCCCGGTGTCGTTCCAGAGTTCAACAACCGATCCGCTCGACAAGCGCACGACCACCGTGGGCCGCATTCAACCGCATCTCGAAGTGAAGATCGTCGATGCGCTTGGCAACACCGTGCCAGTGGGCGAAACCGGCGAGCTGTGCACGAAGGGCTATTCGGTGATGCAGGGCTACTGGGGCGATGAGGAGAAGACGGCAGAGTCGATCGTCGATGGCTGGATGCATACGGGCGATCTCGCCACGATCGACGCCGAAGGCTACTGCAACATCGTCGGCCGCCTGAAGGACATGCTCATTCGCGGCGGAGAGAACATCTACCCGCGCGAGATCGAAGAGTTTCTGTTCCGCCATCCGAAGGTGCAATCGGCGCAGGTATTCGGCGTGCCCGATGCGAAGTACGGTGAGGAAGTGTGCGCGTGGATCGTGCTGCGTCCGGGTGAAGTGGCAACGGCGGAAGACATCCAGGCGTTCTGCCAGGGGCAGATTGCGCACTACAAGATCCCAAAGTACATCCGCTTTGTCGACGAACTGCCGATGACGGTGACAGGCAAGGTGCAGAAGTTTGTGATGCGTGCGCGCATGATCGACGAACTCAAGATCAGCGAGCAGAAGACGGCTTGA
- a CDS encoding ATP synthase subunit I codes for MVGQRPDEAPQAHEGPDVPPGNAEVSSRGQDAAANHSGRVDHNARWDELDVSQQDNNDIVPLTRAEAEQIFGAQVSRPSRVTPFRVVAAQVVLSLVATLAWWLFYKPPGSAALSAFLGGAICWFPGALFAARLKQLSSAGTVLNWMLGEAFKMGATIAMFVAIAFWYHDVLWIPLLVTYLIALKTYWIALAWR; via the coding sequence ATGGTGGGTCAGAGGCCAGACGAAGCGCCGCAGGCGCATGAAGGGCCCGATGTTCCTCCGGGCAACGCCGAAGTATCCAGCCGGGGGCAGGATGCAGCGGCAAATCATTCCGGACGCGTTGATCACAACGCGCGCTGGGATGAGCTGGACGTCAGCCAGCAAGATAATAACGACATCGTTCCGCTCACCCGGGCCGAAGCCGAGCAGATCTTCGGCGCGCAGGTGAGTCGCCCATCGCGCGTCACGCCGTTTCGTGTCGTGGCGGCGCAAGTGGTTTTGTCCCTGGTTGCAACGTTGGCGTGGTGGCTGTTTTATAAGCCGCCGGGCAGTGCTGCGTTGTCGGCGTTCCTGGGTGGAGCGATTTGCTGGTTCCCCGGCGCACTGTTCGCAGCGCGCCTCAAGCAGTTGAGCAGTGCCGGCACCGTGTTGAACTGGATGCTCGGTGAAGCCTTCAAGATGGGGGCGACGATTGCGATGTTCGTCGCCATCGCGTTCTGGTATCACGACGTGCTGTGGATTCCCTTGCTCGTCACGTACCTGATCGCACTAAAGACATACTGGATCGCGCTCGCATGGCGCTGA
- the atpE gene encoding F0F1 ATP synthase subunit C produces the protein MQAFIANIQGFTAIGIGIIIGLGAIGACIGIGLMGGKYIEACARQPELMNPLQTKMFLLAGLIDAAFLIGVGVAMLFAFANPLLSKLAG, from the coding sequence ATGCAAGCTTTCATCGCCAACATCCAGGGTTTCACGGCCATCGGTATCGGCATCATCATCGGCCTGGGTGCAATCGGCGCCTGTATCGGTATCGGCCTGATGGGCGGCAAGTACATCGAAGCCTGCGCACGTCAGCCTGAACTGATGAACCCGCTGCAGACGAAGATGTTCCTGCTGGCTGGTCTGATCGATGCAGCGTTCCTGATCGGCGTGGGTGTTGCAATGCTGTTCGCGTTCGCTAACCCGCTGCTCTCGAAGCTCGCGGGCTAA
- a CDS encoding transporter substrate-binding domain-containing protein, which produces MKKAALGLTIVGAALLSACATNQSAGTSTNGTQATAAPSRLDEIIARGTLRACTTGDYKPYSFYRQDGTFEGIDIDMTQSLAKSLGVKAEFVKTSWSNLMNDFLAKCDVAVGGVSTTLDRQKRAFFTEAYQVDGKTPIVRCDDVKKYQTVAQINQPSVRVIMNPGGTNERFAKQFLPNANLIMYPDNVTIFKQILAGNADVMVTDASETLLQQKLNPGLCSVHPDKPFQYGEKAWMVPRGDVVFQQYVDQWLHLARASGEYQAISDKWLK; this is translated from the coding sequence ATGAAAAAAGCCGCCCTCGGCCTGACGATCGTTGGCGCCGCACTGCTGAGCGCATGCGCCACGAACCAGTCCGCCGGAACCTCGACCAACGGTACGCAGGCCACCGCGGCCCCTTCACGGCTCGACGAAATCATCGCGCGCGGCACGTTGCGCGCCTGCACGACCGGCGACTACAAGCCCTACTCGTTCTACAGGCAGGACGGCACGTTCGAAGGCATCGATATCGACATGACGCAGTCGCTTGCGAAGTCGCTGGGCGTGAAGGCCGAGTTCGTAAAGACGTCGTGGTCGAACCTCATGAACGACTTCCTGGCGAAGTGCGACGTTGCAGTGGGTGGCGTCTCCACGACGCTCGATCGCCAGAAGCGCGCGTTCTTCACCGAGGCGTATCAAGTCGACGGCAAGACACCCATCGTGCGATGCGACGACGTCAAGAAGTACCAGACCGTCGCGCAGATCAACCAGCCTTCGGTGCGCGTGATCATGAATCCGGGCGGCACGAACGAGCGCTTTGCGAAGCAGTTCTTGCCGAATGCGAATCTCATCATGTATCCGGACAACGTGACGATCTTCAAGCAGATCCTCGCAGGCAACGCCGACGTGATGGTGACCGACGCTTCCGAGACCCTGCTGCAGCAGAAGCTCAACCCGGGCCTGTGCTCCGTGCATCCCGACAAGCCATTCCAGTACGGCGAGAAAGCGTGGATGGTGCCGCGCGGCGACGTGGTGTTCCAGCAGTATGTGGACCAGTGGCTGCATCTTGCGCGCGCGAGCGGCGAATATCAGGCAATCTCCGACAAGTGGCTGAAGTGA
- the hemE gene encoding uroporphyrinogen decarboxylase: MAHTLLNDTFLRALLRQPTEYTPIWLMRQAGRYLPEYNATRSRAGSFLGLAKNPDYATEVTLQPLERYPLDAAILFSDILTIPDAMGLGLSFQAGEGPKFAHPVRTEEDVARLAVPDIGATLGYVTDAVREIRRALTNADGRQRVPLIGFSGSPWTLACYMVEGGGSDDFRTVKSMLYARPDLMQRILEVNAQAVAAYLNAQIEAGAQAVMIFDTWGGALADGAYQRFSLAYIAQVVAQLKREHDGERVPVITFTKGGGLWLDEIANTGVDAVGLDWTVNLGRARERVGDRVALQGNLDPTVLFASPAAIREQARAVLDSFGAHPGHVFNLGHGISQFTPPESVAELVDEVHRHSRAIRATGA; this comes from the coding sequence GTGGCCCACACTCTCCTGAACGACACCTTCCTGCGCGCGCTGCTGCGCCAGCCGACCGAGTACACGCCAATCTGGCTGATGCGCCAGGCAGGCCGTTATCTGCCGGAGTACAACGCCACGCGCAGCCGCGCGGGCAGCTTCCTCGGCCTCGCGAAGAATCCCGACTACGCGACCGAGGTCACGCTGCAGCCGCTCGAGCGCTATCCGCTCGACGCCGCGATCCTGTTCTCCGACATCCTCACGATTCCCGATGCGATGGGCCTCGGCCTCTCGTTCCAGGCGGGCGAAGGGCCGAAGTTCGCGCATCCCGTGCGCACTGAAGAAGATGTGGCACGCCTCGCCGTGCCGGACATCGGTGCGACGCTCGGCTATGTGACCGACGCCGTGCGCGAAATTCGCCGCGCGCTCACCAATGCAGACGGGCGCCAGCGTGTGCCGCTCATCGGCTTCTCCGGCAGCCCGTGGACGCTCGCGTGCTACATGGTCGAAGGTGGAGGCTCGGACGACTTCCGCACGGTGAAGTCGATGCTGTACGCGCGCCCGGACCTCATGCAGCGCATTCTCGAAGTCAACGCACAGGCCGTGGCGGCTTACCTGAACGCGCAGATCGAAGCGGGCGCGCAGGCCGTGATGATCTTCGACACCTGGGGCGGTGCACTCGCGGACGGCGCCTATCAGCGCTTTTCGCTCGCCTACATCGCGCAGGTCGTGGCGCAACTCAAGCGCGAGCACGATGGCGAGCGCGTGCCGGTGATCACGTTCACGAAGGGCGGCGGCCTCTGGCTCGATGAAATCGCCAACACGGGCGTGGACGCAGTGGGCCTTGACTGGACCGTTAACCTTGGCCGCGCGCGCGAGCGCGTAGGCGATCGCGTGGCGCTGCAGGGCAACCTCGACCCCACGGTACTGTTCGCATCACCCGCGGCGATTCGCGAGCAGGCGCGCGCGGTACTGGACAGCTTTGGCGCGCACCCCGGCCACGTGTTCAACCTCGGCCACGGCATCTCGCAGTTCACGCCGCCCGAAAGCGTGGCCGAACTCGTGGACGAAGTGCATCGTCACAGCCGCGCGATTCGCGCGACCGGTGCGTGA
- the atpA gene encoding F0F1 ATP synthase subunit alpha → MQLNPSEISELIKSRIQGLEASADVRNQGTVISVTDGIVRIHGLSDVMQGEMLEFPGNTFGLALNLERDSVGAVILGEYEHISEGDIVKTTGRILEVPVGPELIGRVVDPLGNPIDGKGPVNAKMTDAIEKIAPGVIWREGVSQPVQTGLKSIDSMVPIGRGQRELIIGDRQCGKTAVAVDTIINQKGKDLICIYVAIGQKASSIQNVLRKLEETGAIEYTIVVAASASESAALQYLAPYAGCTMGEYFRDRGQDALIIYDDLTKQAWAYRQISLLLRRPPGREAYPGDVFYLHSRLLERAARVSADYVEKFTNGEVKGKTGSLTALPIIETQAGDVTAFVPTNVISITDGQIFLETDLFNAGIRPAINAGVSVSRVGGAAQTKVIKKLSGGIRTDLAQYRELAAFAQFASDLDEATRKQLERGRRVTELLKQPQYQPLQVWELAVALFSANNGYLDDIEVKDVLPFEKGLREYLKSKHADLVARIEDKKDLSKDDENALHAALKDFKKSGAY, encoded by the coding sequence ATGCAACTCAATCCCTCTGAGATCAGCGAGCTGATCAAGAGCCGGATCCAGGGCCTTGAAGCGAGCGCAGACGTTCGCAACCAGGGCACCGTGATCTCCGTGACCGACGGTATCGTGCGTATCCACGGCCTGTCGGACGTGATGCAGGGCGAAATGCTCGAATTCCCGGGCAACACCTTCGGCCTCGCGCTGAACCTCGAGCGCGACTCGGTCGGCGCCGTGATTCTGGGCGAGTACGAGCACATCTCGGAAGGCGACATCGTCAAGACGACGGGCCGCATTCTCGAAGTGCCGGTTGGCCCCGAACTGATCGGCCGTGTGGTCGATCCGCTCGGCAACCCGATCGACGGCAAGGGCCCGGTCAACGCCAAGATGACCGACGCGATCGAAAAGATCGCTCCGGGCGTGATCTGGCGTGAAGGCGTGTCGCAGCCGGTGCAAACGGGTCTGAAGTCGATCGACTCGATGGTGCCGATCGGCCGTGGCCAGCGTGAGCTGATCATCGGCGACCGTCAGTGCGGCAAGACCGCAGTGGCCGTCGACACGATCATCAACCAGAAGGGCAAGGACCTGATCTGTATCTACGTCGCCATCGGTCAGAAGGCTTCGTCGATCCAGAACGTGCTGCGCAAGCTCGAAGAAACGGGCGCGATCGAATACACGATCGTCGTCGCCGCTTCGGCTTCGGAATCGGCCGCGCTGCAGTACCTCGCGCCGTACGCCGGCTGCACGATGGGCGAATACTTCCGCGACCGCGGTCAAGACGCCCTGATCATTTACGACGACTTGACCAAGCAAGCTTGGGCATACCGTCAAATCTCGCTGCTGCTGCGCCGCCCGCCGGGCCGTGAAGCTTACCCCGGCGACGTGTTCTATCTCCACTCGCGTCTGCTCGAACGCGCTGCACGCGTGTCGGCCGACTACGTCGAGAAGTTCACGAACGGCGAAGTGAAGGGCAAGACGGGTTCGCTCACCGCACTGCCGATCATCGAAACGCAAGCCGGCGACGTGACCGCATTCGTTCCGACGAACGTGATCTCGATTACCGACGGCCAGATCTTCCTGGAAACCGACCTCTTCAACGCAGGCATCCGCCCGGCTATCAACGCCGGCGTTTCGGTGTCGCGTGTGGGTGGCGCGGCTCAGACGAAGGTCATCAAGAAGCTGTCGGGCGGTATCCGTACCGACCTCGCGCAGTACCGTGAACTGGCGGCATTCGCCCAGTTCGCATCGGACCTCGACGAAGCGACCCGCAAGCAGCTCGAGCGCGGCCGCCGCGTGACGGAACTGCTCAAGCAGCCGCAGTACCAGCCGCTGCAAGTGTGGGAACTGGCTGTGGCGCTGTTCTCGGCGAACAACGGCTACCTCGACGACATCGAAGTCAAGGACGTCCTGCCGTTCGAAAAGGGCCTGCGCGAATACCTGAAGTCGAAGCACGCTGACCTCGTCGCGCGCATCGAGGACAAGAAGGACCTGTCGAAGGACGACGAGAACGCGCTCCACGCGGCTCTCAAGGACTTCAAGAAGTCCGGCGCATACTGA
- a CDS encoding F0F1 ATP synthase subunit delta codes for MAELATIARPYAEALFGVAEAGDTAAWSTLVSELAQVAALPEVQSVATSPKVSHAQVVELLLAAVKSPVKESAEVKNLVQMLIENHRLALLPEIQTQFEALKNAKAGAADAVIVSAFPLEGAQLNDLVASLERKFKCKLKPTVEIDNSLIGGVRVTVGDEVLDTSVRARLASMQAALTA; via the coding sequence ATGGCCGAACTTGCAACCATCGCCCGCCCGTACGCAGAAGCCCTGTTTGGCGTGGCCGAAGCTGGTGACACCGCCGCCTGGTCCACGCTCGTTTCGGAGCTGGCACAGGTTGCGGCCTTGCCCGAGGTGCAGTCGGTCGCGACGAGCCCGAAGGTGAGCCATGCCCAGGTCGTCGAGCTGCTGCTCGCGGCGGTGAAGTCGCCGGTCAAGGAATCGGCCGAGGTGAAGAACCTCGTGCAGATGTTGATCGAGAATCATCGCCTGGCACTGCTGCCGGAAATCCAGACGCAGTTCGAAGCGCTCAAGAACGCCAAGGCAGGCGCTGCTGACGCAGTGATCGTCAGCGCGTTCCCGCTCGAAGGCGCACAGTTGAACGACCTCGTCGCCAGCCTCGAACGCAAGTTCAAATGCAAGCTGAAGCCGACCGTCGAGATCGACAACTCGCTCATCGGCGGCGTGCGCGTCACGGTCGGCGACGAAGTGCTCGATACCTCGGTCCGCGCGCGGCTCGCCAGCATGCAGGCGGCTCTGACTGCCTGA